From Pseudanabaena sp. PCC 6802, one genomic window encodes:
- a CDS encoding PQQ-dependent sugar dehydrogenase: MQRKPYWYVKWIGGAIALAIAGLAVAVYLNQTEAVPRDSKANKVTVLSGLEHPWSMAWLPDGTLLITERPGRLRVARNGTLDPTPITGVPPVFAEGQGGLMEVSIHPNFAKNRFIYLTYSHGTDRANRTRLARATFDGKALSDVQVIFEVSQAKSGTQHFGSRIVWLPDNTMLVAIGDGGNPPVQLDGDLIRKQAQNLRSQLGKIVRLNDDGSIPSNNPFANDPNANPSVWSYGHRNTQGLTFDAPTGRVWQTEHGARGGDEVNLVRSGKNYGWPIVTYSREYFGPEISAERSRPGMEDPKLVWTPSIAPSGLAFYSGDRFPAWKGNLFAGGLVSKDVRRITLDATGNVVNQQSIDIGQRVRDVRQGPDGLLYVLTDEQNGQLIRLDPKS; encoded by the coding sequence ATGCAACGAAAGCCTTACTGGTATGTGAAATGGATAGGTGGAGCGATCGCTTTAGCGATCGCTGGCTTAGCAGTTGCCGTCTATCTTAACCAAACTGAGGCTGTTCCCCGAGACTCTAAGGCTAATAAAGTAACGGTATTAAGCGGTCTAGAGCATCCCTGGAGTATGGCGTGGCTGCCAGATGGTACCCTATTGATTACGGAGCGGCCAGGGCGACTGCGCGTCGCGCGTAACGGCACGCTCGATCCCACCCCAATTACTGGAGTACCGCCAGTTTTTGCGGAAGGACAGGGCGGGCTGATGGAGGTGTCGATTCATCCCAACTTCGCGAAGAATCGTTTCATCTATCTCACCTACTCCCACGGTACGGATCGAGCAAATCGCACCCGCCTTGCCAGGGCAACATTTGACGGTAAAGCATTGAGCGACGTGCAGGTCATCTTTGAAGTTTCTCAGGCAAAGTCAGGAACGCAACATTTTGGCTCGCGGATCGTGTGGTTGCCAGACAATACTATGCTGGTGGCGATCGGGGATGGCGGCAATCCGCCCGTGCAATTGGATGGCGACTTGATTCGCAAACAAGCTCAGAACCTGCGCAGTCAACTGGGGAAGATCGTGCGACTGAACGATGACGGTTCCATTCCCAGTAATAATCCGTTTGCGAACGATCCTAATGCAAATCCATCTGTGTGGAGTTACGGACATCGTAATACTCAAGGGCTTACCTTTGATGCCCCAACTGGTCGAGTTTGGCAAACAGAACACGGCGCGCGCGGGGGCGATGAAGTCAATCTCGTGCGATCGGGCAAGAACTATGGTTGGCCGATCGTGACCTATAGCCGCGAATACTTTGGCCCAGAGATTTCTGCAGAACGCTCTCGTCCTGGGATGGAAGATCCAAAGCTAGTCTGGACACCGTCAATCGCTCCTTCGGGTTTAGCGTTTTACAGTGGAGATCGCTTCCCTGCTTGGAAAGGAAATCTGTTTGCTGGCGGCCTAGTCTCCAAAGATGTGCGTCGGATTACCCTGGATGCCACAGGTAATGTTGTCAACCAGCAGTCCATCGATATTGGACAACGAGTGCGAGATGTCCGACAAGGGCCGGACGGCCTGCTATACGTTCTCACAGACGAACAAAACGGACAACTGATCCGCCTCGATCCCAAATCCTAG
- a CDS encoding Ycf51 family protein: MPPIAIDFALIAQKLSIFVLFCALATGIAFARQWKWRFRMVGVTSFSVLLTIGCFTLSLNPLIHESVPDAIRYSLVYDRMGPQAVIAVPQDITETQLEATLRQAAANLFSPGRNGGGVSEDLTIRARTVLHPVEGVSQPLYIGQIKRSLRLRNDPDMQIEIFRDNFASIQ; the protein is encoded by the coding sequence ATGCCACCGATCGCGATTGATTTTGCGCTAATTGCTCAGAAACTTAGCATTTTTGTCTTGTTTTGCGCGCTGGCAACCGGTATAGCCTTTGCACGGCAGTGGAAATGGCGATTTCGCATGGTAGGGGTTACCTCTTTTTCAGTTCTCCTTACCATTGGTTGCTTCACGCTGAGCCTTAACCCTTTGATCCATGAGAGCGTACCTGATGCCATACGCTACTCATTGGTCTACGATCGCATGGGGCCGCAGGCAGTAATTGCCGTTCCTCAAGATATTACTGAAACTCAGCTAGAGGCTACGCTCAGGCAGGCGGCAGCCAATTTGTTTTCGCCCGGACGGAATGGAGGGGGCGTGTCTGAAGACTTGACTATTCGCGCCCGTACGGTTTTGCATCCCGTTGAAGGGGTATCGCAGCCTTTGTACATTGGACAAATCAAGCGATCGCTGCGTCTGCGCAACGATCCAGACATGCAGATCGAAATTTTTCGCGACAATTTCGCAAGCATCCAATGA
- a CDS encoding DUF3326 domain-containing protein has protein sequence MHRRSLTVLLLIPTGINAAIGGYAGDALPVARAIAAVSDTLITHPNVLNGASLFWPMPNVLYVEGYAIDRVAQGEWGLRPVHGNRIGVILDRAIEPDLELRHRQAIAAARATLGLNISDIVITDLPLGVEIAQGKSGATWGTIAQPDSLLRAASKLICDAKVSAIAVVARFPDDPDSLALRNYRQGKGVDALAGAEAVISHSIVREFAIPCAHAPALQPLPLDPDISPRSAAEELGYTFLPCVLAGLSRAPQLIADRSQIRSGDLSVDDIDVAIAPASACGGAGLLVLGRSSTTQLIFIEENTTALNVSPEAMGLNGMRVRNYLEAIGVLAAIRAGLEPKSLGR, from the coding sequence ATGCATAGGCGATCGCTAACCGTACTCCTGTTAATTCCGACAGGTATTAATGCAGCGATTGGCGGCTATGCTGGCGATGCTTTGCCAGTGGCACGGGCGATCGCTGCCGTATCCGACACTTTAATTACACATCCGAACGTGTTGAACGGTGCCAGCCTATTTTGGCCGATGCCCAACGTTTTGTATGTGGAAGGCTATGCTATAGATCGCGTCGCGCAGGGCGAGTGGGGCTTGCGTCCCGTGCATGGCAATCGCATCGGCGTAATTTTAGATCGCGCTATCGAACCGGACTTGGAACTGCGCCATCGACAGGCGATCGCAGCAGCACGGGCAACTTTAGGTTTAAATATTAGCGATATTGTCATTACCGATCTCCCGCTGGGGGTAGAGATCGCTCAGGGGAAATCGGGGGCAACTTGGGGCACGATCGCGCAGCCGGATAGCTTACTGCGCGCAGCATCCAAACTGATATGCGATGCGAAGGTATCCGCGATCGCCGTAGTGGCTAGATTTCCCGACGATCCCGATAGTTTGGCGCTGCGCAACTATCGTCAGGGTAAAGGAGTTGATGCGCTGGCAGGGGCTGAAGCTGTCATCAGTCATTCGATTGTGCGGGAATTTGCCATTCCCTGCGCCCACGCCCCCGCCCTGCAACCGTTACCGCTCGATCCAGATATATCGCCGCGATCGGCAGCGGAGGAGTTGGGGTACACATTTCTGCCGTGCGTATTGGCAGGTCTGAGTCGCGCCCCCCAATTGATTGCGGATCGATCGCAGATACGCTCTGGCGATCTCTCAGTTGACGATATTGATGTGGCGATCGCGCCCGCCAGTGCCTGCGGTGGCGCAGGTTTGCTGGTATTGGGAAGATCGTCAACCACCCAGCTCATTTTTATCGAAGAGAATACTACGGCTCTAAATGTCTCTCCCGAGGCAATGGGATTAAATGGGATGCGAGTGAGAAATTATTTAGAAGCGATTGGAGTTCTCGCTGCGATTCGCGCAGGCTTAGAACCTAAGAGTTTAGGTCGTTAG
- a CDS encoding Uma2 family endonuclease encodes MLTDIRLITVKEFHQMFDAGILSDSERVELIAGQIIKMAAKGAPHCATVTRLWKLLEARLGDRVLVRSQEPVQLSDYSEPEPDIAVLRPEPLYYEDRHPIPSDIYLLIEVADTTLNKDCQVKAISYGQAGISDYWVLDINSRQLHVFRDPDLDGYRTHEVLSDRDALAPIAFPDVNLNVREMLRPQTNDLNS; translated from the coding sequence ATGCTGACAGATATACGATTAATTACAGTTAAAGAATTCCATCAAATGTTTGATGCCGGTATTCTCAGCGATAGCGAACGAGTTGAGTTGATTGCAGGACAAATTATTAAAATGGCAGCAAAAGGTGCCCCTCATTGTGCCACTGTTACTCGTTTGTGGAAATTGCTAGAAGCCCGCTTGGGCGATCGCGTACTAGTCCGTTCGCAGGAACCAGTGCAACTGAGCGACTATTCCGAACCAGAGCCGGATATTGCCGTACTCAGACCAGAGCCGCTGTACTACGAAGATCGCCATCCCATTCCATCAGACATTTACCTTTTAATCGAAGTTGCCGATACGACGCTCAACAAAGATTGCCAGGTCAAAGCGATCTCCTACGGGCAGGCAGGTATTAGCGATTATTGGGTGCTGGATATTAATAGCCGTCAATTGCACGTATTTCGAGATCCCGATCTAGATGGATATCGAACTCATGAAGTTCTTTCAGATCGCGACGCGCTTGCCCCGATCGCTTTCCCAGATGTGAATTTGAACGTACGTGAAATGTTGCGACCTCAAACTAACGACCTAAACTCTTAG
- a CDS encoding calcium-binding protein — MEFFDLTTGDDNVTLFPGFASPANGAPYAPGNAVRSLEGNDNTTGSEANDDINGNLGNDNVAGAGGDDFMRGGQGNDVVQGNDGNDQVNGNIGNDTVDGGGGNDVVRGGQNEDIINGGDGDDTIYGDIGVDTLTGGSGADVFVLQANRGTDIITDFRTEDSFGVIAGDLDVANLNITASGGDSLIVDKISGQTIAVVQGVDVGTVQSQLQGSTATRRLRVIADSGATAGGITSPSLNPTGQWSNASVTPGTGWSADGFITTTSESLVFSYKPDGNGFEQISLNIDPSNSGGLRFAASSYGYLLPPGISFIPIVEVPLVTTGNLLSANLTFADNNNAASLQGTLLIS; from the coding sequence ATGGAATTTTTCGATCTAACGACTGGTGACGACAACGTCACGCTATTCCCTGGTTTTGCATCGCCTGCCAATGGTGCCCCCTACGCGCCGGGTAATGCCGTGCGATCGCTCGAAGGTAACGATAACACCACTGGTTCCGAGGCAAACGATGATATTAATGGCAACCTCGGTAATGACAATGTGGCTGGGGCTGGTGGCGATGACTTCATGCGCGGCGGACAGGGTAACGATGTCGTGCAAGGTAATGATGGTAACGATCAAGTCAACGGCAACATTGGCAATGACACAGTTGATGGTGGCGGTGGTAACGATGTCGTACGCGGCGGGCAAAATGAGGATATTATCAATGGCGGCGATGGGGATGACACCATCTATGGCGATATCGGTGTTGACACCCTGACTGGTGGCTCCGGTGCCGATGTGTTCGTCCTCCAGGCTAATAGGGGGACTGATATCATTACCGACTTCCGAACCGAGGATTCATTTGGAGTCATTGCGGGCGACCTTGATGTAGCAAATCTTAATATCACTGCGAGCGGTGGCGATTCCTTGATTGTTGACAAAATCTCAGGTCAAACTATTGCCGTAGTGCAGGGCGTAGATGTCGGTACAGTTCAAAGTCAACTGCAAGGTAGTACTGCTACGCGCAGATTGCGAGTGATTGCAGACTCAGGTGCGACGGCTGGCGGTATTACATCTCCGTCGCTCAATCCCACCGGTCAATGGAGCAACGCCTCTGTCACTCCTGGGACGGGTTGGTCGGCGGATGGATTTATCACCACTACTAGTGAAAGTTTAGTTTTCTCTTATAAACCAGACGGTAATGGTTTTGAACAGATCTCATTAAACATAGATCCATCTAATTCAGGTGGCTTGAGATTCGCAGCGTCAAGCTACGGCTATCTACTTCCCCCTGGGATATCGTTTATACCCATTGTGGAGGTTCCCCTGGTTACTACGGGTAATCTATTGTCAGCAAATCTCACCTTTGCGGATAATAACAATGCTGCTAGTCTACAGGGTACTCTATTAATTTCTTAA